In the genome of Halobacterium noricense, one region contains:
- a CDS encoding carbohydrate kinase family protein, with protein MVRVVAAGHVNWDVTLRVDALPEPDGEASIVSQRRSGGGSAANAAVALAGFDVDTGLVGSVADDENGLLARRELDRVGVDLDGLRVVDDAETSVKYLVVDGDGEVMVLGNDGANEAVAPADVDADYVRAADHVHLTSQRPETATRVAELATEAGATVSFDPGRRLDERDYAATIERCDVLFVNDREALEILEEDATYAESDVGDRVVVVKHGAAGATVHTPTGSFEHPGFDVEPVDTTGAGDAFAAGFIAVLLDHPDDYERALEFANACGALAAQAEGARTAPTYPEVEAFLAQQF; from the coding sequence ATGGTTCGTGTCGTCGCCGCCGGCCACGTCAACTGGGACGTCACGCTCCGCGTCGACGCCCTCCCCGAGCCCGACGGCGAAGCCAGCATCGTCTCCCAGCGCCGCTCCGGGGGCGGGAGCGCCGCCAACGCCGCGGTCGCGCTCGCGGGCTTCGACGTCGACACCGGGCTCGTCGGGAGCGTCGCCGACGACGAGAACGGGCTGCTCGCGCGCCGGGAGCTCGACCGCGTCGGCGTCGACCTCGACGGCCTCCGCGTCGTCGACGACGCCGAGACGAGCGTCAAGTACCTCGTCGTGGACGGCGACGGCGAGGTGATGGTGCTCGGCAACGACGGCGCCAACGAAGCCGTCGCGCCCGCGGACGTCGACGCCGACTACGTCCGGGCCGCCGACCACGTCCACCTCACCAGCCAGCGTCCCGAGACCGCCACGCGCGTCGCCGAACTCGCCACCGAAGCCGGCGCGACGGTCTCGTTCGACCCCGGCCGCCGCCTCGACGAGCGAGACTACGCGGCGACCATCGAGCGCTGTGACGTTCTCTTCGTCAACGACCGCGAAGCCCTCGAAATCCTCGAAGAAGACGCCACCTACGCCGAATCGGATGTCGGCGACCGCGTCGTCGTCGTGAAGCACGGCGCGGCGGGCGCGACCGTCCACACGCCCACGGGCTCGTTCGAGCACCCCGGCTTCGACGTCGAACCCGTGGACACGACGGGGGCTGGCGACGCCTTCGCCGCCGGCTTCATCGCCGTCCTCCTCGACCACCCCGACGACTACGAGCGCGCGCTGGAGTTCGCCAACGCCTGCGGCGCGCTCGCGGCGCAAGCGGAAGGCGCGCGCACCGCGCCGACGTACCCGGAAGTCGAGGCGTTCCTCGCCCAGCAGTTCTGA
- a CDS encoding HIT family protein: protein MDQVFAPWRIEWVEREEKNEDVDCVFCEYPERGDDREHLVVARAEHAFVMLNNYPYSPGHCMVVPHAHTGDYTDLDDETLLSHARLKQATFDALDDAFGPDGFNAGLNLGGGAAGGSIDDHLHTHVVPRWSGDTNFMPVVSDTKVVVEALDESYDRLHEAFAAHPAAVETDAGAPRLDFD from the coding sequence ATGGACCAGGTGTTCGCGCCGTGGCGCATCGAGTGGGTGGAACGCGAGGAGAAGAACGAGGACGTCGACTGCGTGTTCTGCGAGTACCCCGAGCGCGGCGACGACCGCGAGCACCTCGTCGTCGCGCGCGCCGAGCACGCGTTCGTGATGTTGAACAACTACCCGTACAGCCCCGGGCACTGCATGGTCGTCCCGCACGCGCACACCGGCGACTACACCGACCTCGACGACGAGACGCTGCTGAGCCACGCGCGTCTCAAGCAGGCGACTTTCGACGCCCTCGACGACGCGTTCGGGCCGGACGGTTTCAACGCCGGCCTCAACCTCGGCGGCGGCGCGGCGGGTGGGAGCATCGACGACCACCTCCACACGCACGTCGTGCCGCGCTGGAGCGGCGACACCAACTTCATGCCCGTCGTCAGCGACACGAAGGTCGTCGTCGAAGCCCTCGACGAGTCCTACGACCGCCTCCACGAGGCGTTCGCCGCCCACCCCGCCGCCGTCGAGACGGACGCGGGCGCGCCGCGCCTCGATTTCGACTGA
- a CDS encoding ribose 1,5-bisphosphate isomerase, producing MLAPEVETTAEDIAEMEVRGAATIARAAAEALEAQARDSDADTPAGFREELRAAARRLRNTRPTAVSLPNALRYVLNEVDGDSVAALRASTIEATERFRDQLDRAQDDLGAIGANRLRDGDTIMTHCHSTDALACVEAALDDGKEIEAVVKETRPRKQGHITAKQLREWDVPVTMVVDNAARRYLDDVDHVLVGADSIAADGSVVNKIGTSMLAVSARERGVPVMVAAQTLKLHPDTLTGHTVEIEMRDETEVLGDEERAEMGDPDVENPAFDVTPPRYVDAIVTERGQFPPESVVTLMRELYGEGTSEPWAEE from the coding sequence ATGCTCGCACCGGAGGTCGAGACCACCGCCGAGGACATCGCGGAGATGGAAGTCAGGGGCGCGGCGACCATCGCGCGCGCCGCCGCGGAGGCGTTGGAAGCGCAGGCCCGCGACAGCGACGCCGACACGCCCGCGGGCTTCCGCGAGGAACTCCGGGCGGCGGCCCGCCGCCTGCGGAACACTCGTCCGACCGCGGTCAGCCTGCCGAACGCGCTCCGCTACGTGCTCAACGAGGTCGATGGCGACTCCGTGGCGGCCCTCCGCGCGTCCACTATCGAGGCGACCGAGCGCTTCCGCGACCAGTTGGACCGCGCGCAGGACGACCTCGGCGCAATCGGCGCGAACCGCCTGCGGGACGGCGACACCATCATGACGCACTGCCACTCCACGGACGCGCTGGCGTGCGTCGAAGCCGCGCTCGACGACGGCAAGGAAATCGAGGCCGTCGTGAAGGAGACGCGCCCACGCAAGCAGGGCCACATCACCGCGAAACAGCTCCGCGAGTGGGACGTCCCGGTGACGATGGTCGTGGACAACGCCGCGCGGCGCTACCTCGACGACGTCGACCACGTGCTCGTGGGCGCGGACTCCATCGCCGCCGACGGCTCCGTCGTCAACAAAATCGGGACCAGCATGCTCGCCGTCTCCGCCCGCGAGCGCGGCGTCCCCGTGATGGTCGCCGCGCAGACGCTGAAGCTCCACCCGGACACGCTCACCGGCCACACGGTCGAAATCGAGATGCGCGACGAGACCGAAGTACTCGGCGACGAGGAGCGCGCCGAGATGGGGGACCCGGACGTGGAGAACCCCGCGTTCGACGTGACGCCGCCGCGGTACGTCGACGCCATCGTCACCGAGCGCGGTCAGTTCCCCCCGGAGAGCGTCGTCACGCTGATGCGGGAGCTGTACGGCGAGGGCACCAGCGAGCCGTGGGCGGAGGAGTGA
- a CDS encoding cation diffusion facilitator family transporter, with protein MDRRSAVRRVGGVVFAANLALVAAKATVWWTTGSIAVGSEAVNSLADVAYSLVVLGGLYLTTQPPDFEHPHGHERIEPFVSLFVAVGVLGAGVAVIWSASTSLLAGTYGRSAGLAGVVVLSGTAVGKYVLYHYCLDVAERYHSPAIRATALDNRNDILTAGAALAGVVGSAVGYPILDPVAALVVALGILYTGYEIVRDNVNYLVGAAPPEDLREEILDRALAHPKVEGAHDVVAHYVGPEVDVSLHVEVEGEMSLYEAHDIETAIIESVREIPEVDDVFVHVDPKELGEWKGDDPE; from the coding sequence ATGGACCGGAGATCGGCGGTCCGGCGGGTCGGCGGCGTCGTCTTCGCCGCGAACCTCGCCCTCGTCGCCGCGAAAGCGACCGTCTGGTGGACGACTGGCAGCATCGCGGTCGGCTCCGAGGCGGTCAACAGCCTCGCGGACGTCGCGTACTCGCTGGTCGTGCTCGGCGGCCTCTACCTCACGACGCAGCCGCCGGACTTCGAGCACCCACACGGCCACGAGCGCATCGAGCCGTTCGTCTCGCTGTTCGTTGCCGTTGGCGTGCTCGGAGCTGGCGTCGCCGTCATCTGGTCGGCGTCTACCTCCCTGCTTGCGGGGACGTACGGCCGCAGCGCTGGGCTCGCCGGCGTCGTCGTGCTCTCGGGCACCGCGGTCGGGAAGTACGTGCTCTACCACTACTGCCTGGACGTCGCCGAACGCTACCACTCGCCGGCGATTCGCGCGACTGCCCTCGACAACCGCAACGACATCCTCACCGCGGGCGCGGCGCTGGCGGGCGTCGTCGGCTCCGCCGTCGGCTACCCGATTCTGGACCCCGTGGCGGCGCTGGTGGTCGCGCTCGGCATCCTCTACACGGGCTACGAAATCGTCCGCGACAACGTCAACTACCTCGTCGGCGCTGCACCCCCGGAGGACCTCCGCGAGGAGATTCTCGACCGCGCGCTCGCCCACCCCAAAGTGGAGGGCGCACACGACGTCGTCGCCCACTACGTCGGCCCGGAGGTCGACGTCAGCCTCCACGTCGAGGTCGAGGGCGAGATGAGCCTCTACGAGGCCCACGACATCGAGACGGCAATCATCGAGTCGGTGCGCGAGATTCCGGAGGTCGACGACGTGTTCGTCCACGTCGACCCGAAGGAGCTCGGCGAGTGGAAGGGCGACGACCCCGAGTAG
- a CDS encoding DUF63 family protein: protein MVLPSGFALPSLPYLAVVAAAVLAVGWLLVREAPPVTDRTVLAFAPWMVLGSTLYVCFQLDLYPDTVAPFFGSPTVYATTFTVAGATWLAARRTARPLLATAALGGVLAVFPTAAAVGYGLAHDTLTLAWPLSAVVAAAVIGHVAWWVVEQLRPDDVAAVGGAGALAVFAHVLDGTSTAVGVDVLGFGEQTPLSAAIMHAAAELPTASVIGVGWLFVLVKTALGAAVVLLLAEYVREDPVEGNLLLAVVAAVGLGPGAHNVLLFIAANPAGF, encoded by the coding sequence ATGGTCCTGCCTTCCGGGTTCGCGCTCCCGTCGCTCCCGTACCTCGCGGTCGTCGCTGCCGCCGTGCTCGCGGTCGGGTGGCTGCTCGTCCGCGAAGCGCCGCCCGTCACCGACCGCACCGTCCTCGCGTTCGCCCCGTGGATGGTGCTCGGGTCGACGCTGTACGTCTGCTTCCAACTCGACCTCTACCCCGATACAGTCGCGCCGTTCTTCGGCTCCCCGACCGTCTACGCGACGACGTTCACCGTCGCGGGCGCGACGTGGCTCGCCGCGCGACGCACCGCTCGCCCGCTGCTCGCCACCGCAGCTCTCGGCGGCGTGCTCGCCGTCTTCCCAACCGCTGCCGCCGTCGGCTACGGCCTCGCGCACGACACGCTGACGCTGGCGTGGCCGCTCAGCGCCGTCGTCGCCGCCGCCGTCATCGGGCACGTCGCGTGGTGGGTAGTCGAGCAACTGCGACCGGACGACGTCGCCGCCGTCGGCGGTGCCGGCGCGCTCGCCGTCTTCGCGCACGTCCTCGACGGCACCTCCACCGCGGTCGGCGTGGACGTGCTCGGGTTCGGCGAGCAGACGCCGCTCTCCGCCGCCATCATGCACGCTGCCGCTGAACTCCCGACCGCCTCGGTTATCGGCGTCGGCTGGCTGTTCGTCCTCGTGAAGACCGCGCTCGGTGCCGCAGTCGTCCTCCTGCTCGCCGAGTACGTCCGCGAAGACCCCGTCGAGGGGAACCTCCTGCTAGCGGTCGTCGCCGCCGTCGGTCTCGGTCCCGGCGCGCACAACGTCTTGCTCTTCATCGCCGCGAATCCCGCAGGGTTTTAG
- the deoC gene encoding deoxyribose-phosphate aldolase — protein sequence MNREELAARIDHTVLGPVTTPSDVERVVEEATEYGMNVCIPPCYVADVRSYAPDDLTVATVVGFPHGQHATAAKVSEARIAHADGADELDVVTNVGRLKAGELDAVRDDLEAVVDATPLPVKVIIETPLLDDEEKHDACQAAEDAGADMVKTATGFSDGGATVPDVELMSEYLPVKASGGVGDYADAQAMFDAGAERIGASSGVNVVETLNE from the coding sequence ATGAACCGCGAGGAGCTCGCCGCGCGCATCGACCACACCGTACTCGGCCCCGTGACGACGCCCTCGGATGTCGAGCGCGTCGTCGAGGAGGCCACCGAGTACGGGATGAACGTCTGCATCCCGCCGTGTTACGTCGCCGACGTGCGGAGCTACGCGCCCGACGACCTCACGGTCGCCACCGTCGTCGGATTCCCGCACGGCCAGCACGCCACGGCAGCGAAGGTCAGCGAGGCCCGCATCGCGCACGCCGACGGCGCGGACGAACTCGACGTCGTGACGAACGTCGGCCGCCTGAAGGCCGGCGAACTGGACGCCGTGCGCGACGACCTCGAAGCGGTCGTGGACGCCACGCCGCTGCCCGTGAAGGTCATCATCGAGACGCCGCTGCTCGACGACGAGGAGAAACACGACGCGTGCCAGGCCGCCGAAGACGCGGGCGCGGACATGGTGAAGACCGCGACCGGCTTCTCCGACGGCGGCGCGACCGTGCCGGACGTGGAACTGATGAGCGAGTACCTCCCCGTGAAGGCCAGCGGCGGCGTCGGCGACTACGCGGACGCGCAGGCGATGTTCGACGCGGGCGCCGAGCGCATCGGCGCGAGTTCCGGCGTGAACGTCGTGGAGACGCTCAACGAGTAG
- a CDS encoding WD40/YVTN/BNR-like repeat-containing protein codes for MRLLAAFPDRVLSFDDGSLQTVRSDDVQCLDAGPFGVYCGTSDGVYRQSDTEDWTRVADVGDVTAVAVHESGVWAGTEPSAVYHAPGGETFTEREGLTDLPSSDDWAFPPRPSTHHVRWVEPTSERLYVAVEAGALVLSPDGGETWQDRVPSGPYDTHSMATHDDRPDLAYSAAGDGFYVTEDGGDSWRTVEAGLDRTYCWSVVCDPANPERVLVSAANGPRSAHDAGTASSAVFRKDGADADWKRCEDLPGPNGLLASVLATTGPGEAVAVTNRGLFETDDWGASWTGIDTEWPAALESERPRGLVAR; via the coding sequence ATGCGACTCCTCGCGGCGTTCCCCGACCGCGTGCTCTCGTTCGACGACGGCAGCCTCCAGACGGTTCGCTCCGACGACGTGCAGTGTCTCGACGCCGGCCCGTTCGGCGTCTACTGCGGGACCAGCGACGGCGTCTACCGCCAGTCCGACACCGAGGACTGGACGCGCGTCGCGGACGTCGGCGACGTGACCGCAGTCGCCGTCCACGAGTCGGGCGTCTGGGCGGGAACCGAGCCGAGCGCGGTCTACCACGCGCCCGGCGGCGAGACGTTCACCGAGCGCGAGGGGCTCACCGACCTGCCGTCCAGCGACGACTGGGCGTTCCCACCGCGGCCCTCCACGCACCACGTCCGGTGGGTCGAACCTACGTCCGAACGGCTCTACGTCGCTGTCGAAGCCGGCGCGCTCGTGCTGTCGCCGGACGGCGGCGAGACGTGGCAGGACCGCGTGCCTTCCGGTCCGTACGACACGCACTCGATGGCGACCCACGACGACCGCCCGGACCTCGCGTACTCGGCCGCCGGCGACGGCTTCTACGTCACCGAGGACGGCGGCGACTCCTGGCGCACCGTGGAAGCGGGCCTCGACCGCACGTACTGCTGGAGCGTCGTCTGCGACCCCGCCAACCCCGAGCGCGTGCTCGTCTCCGCCGCGAACGGCCCGCGTAGCGCCCACGACGCCGGCACCGCCAGCAGCGCAGTCTTCCGTAAGGACGGCGCAGATGCTGATTGGAAGCGCTGCGAGGACCTACCGGGACCGAACGGACTGCTCGCGTCCGTGCTCGCGACGACTGGCCCTGGGGAAGCCGTCGCGGTGACGAACCGCGGGCTCTTCGAGACCGACGACTGGGGCGCGTCGTGGACCGGAATCGACACGGAGTGGCCCGCTGCGCTGGAATCCGAACGACCACGTGGACTGGTCGCGCGCTGA
- a CDS encoding DUF7835 family putative zinc beta-ribbon protein: MASKTPQADAMTEPCQNCGYETPHTVTVELRTESADDQNAAFSREPYRVATCRECGDVRATRMNDA, encoded by the coding sequence ATGGCCAGCAAGACCCCTCAGGCCGACGCGATGACGGAGCCGTGTCAGAACTGCGGGTACGAGACCCCGCACACGGTCACCGTCGAACTCCGGACGGAGAGTGCCGACGACCAGAACGCGGCGTTCTCCCGGGAGCCCTATCGGGTAGCGACCTGCCGCGAGTGCGGCGACGTGCGGGCCACGCGGATGAACGACGCCTAG
- a CDS encoding ABC transporter permease encodes MAGADADANGAGAAESGALRRAFGSRRARLAALLAPSGGLLAALLLAPLSFMVALSFARVGDAYEIIWEPSAANYAALFDGTPFWTTPFFQSLTLSIGVAAATTLVCLVAAFPVAYALARRERGRRIVVFLVLLPFFTMYLVRLYSWYLLFGEGGVLNDLAALLGLGPVGAFDFGVPAIVVGLAHAQFPYMLLTLYAGIDAVDFDLVEAARDLGASRVAVFRDVIWPLTLPNVVAGSLFVFVPSFGAFVAPQFLSGSTVLMVGQLIAGRVESYNIASASAAATFVVVLVAIAFAVAVRYARLGASAGGAQ; translated from the coding sequence ATGGCGGGCGCCGACGCCGACGCGAACGGAGCGGGAGCCGCGGAGAGCGGCGCACTCCGGCGCGCGTTCGGGTCGCGGCGGGCGCGGCTCGCGGCGCTGTTGGCACCCAGCGGCGGCCTGCTTGCGGCGCTGTTGCTCGCGCCGCTGTCGTTCATGGTCGCGCTGTCGTTCGCCCGCGTCGGCGACGCCTACGAGATAATCTGGGAGCCGTCGGCGGCGAACTACGCCGCGCTGTTCGACGGCACGCCGTTCTGGACGACGCCGTTCTTCCAGTCGCTGACGCTCTCTATCGGCGTCGCGGCCGCGACGACGCTGGTCTGTCTGGTAGCGGCGTTCCCGGTCGCGTACGCGCTCGCCCGCCGCGAGCGCGGCCGCCGAATCGTCGTGTTCCTCGTACTGCTGCCGTTCTTCACGATGTACCTCGTGCGCCTCTACTCGTGGTACCTGCTGTTCGGGGAGGGCGGGGTGCTCAACGACCTCGCGGCGCTGCTCGGCCTCGGCCCGGTCGGCGCGTTCGACTTCGGCGTCCCCGCCATCGTCGTCGGGCTCGCACACGCCCAGTTCCCGTACATGCTGCTGACGCTGTACGCCGGCATCGACGCCGTGGACTTCGACCTCGTGGAGGCCGCTCGCGACCTCGGCGCCTCGCGCGTCGCGGTGTTCCGTGACGTAATCTGGCCGCTCACGCTGCCGAACGTCGTCGCCGGGTCGCTGTTCGTGTTCGTGCCGTCGTTCGGCGCGTTCGTCGCGCCGCAGTTCCTCAGCGGGTCGACCGTGCTAATGGTCGGGCAGCTCATCGCCGGACGAGTGGAGTCGTACAACATCGCCAGCGCGAGCGCGGCCGCGACGTTCGTGGTCGTGCTCGTCGCCATCGCCTTCGCCGTCGCCGTGCGGTACGCGCGGCTCGGCGCCTCTGCCGGCGGTGCGCAGTGA
- the map gene encoding type II methionyl aminopeptidase: protein MADSVEVGSEAYEKYVEAGDILTDVMEEAADRVEVGVTQLAVAEFAEERIRELGGEPAFPVNISVDEEASHAAPGADDDTEFGEEMVCLDVGVHVDGHIADAATTVDLSGNPELVEAAEEALAAAVDAVEPGVHTGEIGAEIQDVIEAYGYNPVVNLTGHGVDVYDAHTGPNVPNRSVESGTELQVGDVLAIEPFATDGTGKVSEGSATEIYEVVGEGSVRDRRARQLLDDLERFDGLPFAARWLDAPRAEMSLRRLEMADIVRSYPVLKESEGALVSQDEHTLIVTEDGCEVTTN from the coding sequence ATGGCAGACAGCGTCGAAGTCGGCTCCGAGGCGTACGAGAAGTACGTGGAAGCCGGCGACATTCTGACGGACGTGATGGAGGAGGCCGCCGACCGCGTCGAGGTCGGCGTCACGCAACTGGCGGTCGCGGAGTTCGCCGAGGAGCGCATCCGTGAACTCGGCGGCGAGCCGGCGTTCCCCGTCAACATCAGCGTCGACGAGGAAGCCAGCCACGCCGCGCCGGGCGCGGACGACGACACGGAGTTCGGCGAAGAGATGGTGTGTCTGGACGTCGGCGTGCACGTGGACGGCCACATCGCGGACGCCGCGACGACCGTCGACCTCTCCGGGAACCCCGAACTCGTGGAAGCCGCCGAGGAAGCCCTCGCCGCCGCCGTCGACGCGGTGGAGCCGGGCGTCCACACGGGCGAAATCGGCGCGGAGATTCAGGACGTCATCGAGGCGTACGGCTACAACCCCGTGGTCAATCTGACGGGCCACGGCGTCGACGTCTACGACGCGCACACGGGGCCGAACGTGCCGAACCGCTCGGTCGAGTCCGGCACGGAGCTACAGGTCGGGGACGTGCTCGCCATCGAGCCGTTCGCCACCGACGGGACGGGGAAGGTCTCGGAGGGGTCGGCCACCGAAATCTACGAAGTCGTCGGCGAGGGCAGCGTCCGGGACCGCCGCGCGCGCCAACTCCTGGACGACCTCGAACGGTTCGACGGGCTGCCGTTCGCGGCGCGGTGGCTGGACGCGCCTCGCGCGGAGATGAGTCTCCGGCGGCTCGAAATGGCAGACATCGTTCGGTCGTACCCGGTGCTGAAGGAGAGCGAGGGCGCGCTCGTCAGTCAGGACGAACACACGCTCATCGTCACCGAGGACGGCTGCGAAGTCACGACGAACTAG
- a CDS encoding nucleoside phosphorylase: MAKQPHLLVEEGDVHDIALLPGDPGRVDRIASHCDDSEVVAENREYKVVNATYDGVDLTISSTGIGCPSAAIAVEELSRVGVKTFLRVGTIGALQADIEVGDMIVATGAAKEEGTSKRYESAVYPAVPDYDVLTSVVDSAEANDEEVHVGPIVSDDAFYNEDEDFVDDWNDAGLLAVEMEAATVFSLARRKDLAAGAICTVDGNLVAGTQKGADSDDELPEKAKNNVARAIDISLDAVTRLA, encoded by the coding sequence ATGGCCAAACAGCCCCACCTGCTAGTCGAGGAAGGCGACGTCCACGACATCGCGCTGCTGCCCGGCGACCCGGGCCGCGTCGACCGCATCGCTAGCCACTGCGACGACAGCGAGGTCGTCGCCGAGAACCGCGAGTACAAGGTCGTCAACGCCACCTACGACGGCGTCGACCTCACCATCTCCTCGACCGGCATCGGCTGTCCCTCCGCAGCCATCGCCGTCGAGGAACTCTCGCGCGTGGGCGTGAAGACGTTCCTCCGCGTCGGCACCATCGGCGCGCTCCAGGCGGACATCGAGGTCGGCGACATGATTGTCGCGACCGGTGCCGCCAAAGAGGAGGGAACGAGCAAGCGCTACGAGTCCGCCGTCTACCCGGCCGTCCCGGACTACGACGTGCTCACAAGTGTCGTCGATTCCGCCGAGGCCAACGACGAGGAGGTTCACGTAGGACCGATTGTGAGCGACGACGCGTTCTACAACGAGGACGAGGACTTCGTCGACGACTGGAACGACGCCGGCCTGCTCGCCGTCGAGATGGAGGCCGCGACCGTCTTCTCGCTGGCGCGCCGCAAGGACCTCGCCGCGGGCGCCATCTGCACGGTCGACGGCAACCTCGTCGCCGGCACGCAGAAGGGCGCGGACAGCGACGACGAACTCCCCGAGAAGGCGAAGAACAACGTCGCGCGCGCCATCGACATCTCGCTGGACGCCGTGACGCGACTCGCGTAG
- a CDS encoding tRNA (N(6)-L-threonylcarbamoyladenosine(37)-C(2))-methylthiotransferase, giving the protein MAQYHIETYGCTSNRGESREIERRLRDAGHHKVEGADEADVAILNTCTVVEKTERNMLRRAEELEDETADLIVTGCMALAQGEEFADAEVDAQVLHWDDVPEAVTNGECPTTTPDAEPILDGVIGILPIARGCMSNCSYCITKQATGRVDSPPVEENVEKARALVHAGAKEIRITGQDTGVYGWDEGERKLPELLERIATEIEGDFRVRVGMANPGGVHGIREELAAVFAEHDEIYNFLHAPVQSGSDDVLEEMRRQHEVEQYVDIVETFDDYLDEWTLSTDFIVGFPTETEHDHEQSMALLRETRPEKINVTRFSKRPGTDAAEMKGLGGQTKKDRSKAMTDLKMAVVGDAHEAMVGTEREVLVTEQGTGDSVKCYDGSYRQIIVQNASDYGLEPGDFTTVEVTGHQTVYAFGDPV; this is encoded by the coding sequence ATGGCCCAGTACCACATCGAGACGTACGGGTGTACCTCGAACCGCGGCGAGAGCCGCGAAATCGAGCGACGCCTCCGCGACGCCGGCCACCACAAGGTCGAGGGGGCCGACGAGGCGGACGTCGCCATCCTCAACACCTGTACGGTGGTCGAGAAGACGGAGCGCAACATGCTCCGGCGGGCCGAGGAACTCGAAGACGAGACGGCCGACCTCATCGTCACGGGCTGCATGGCGCTCGCGCAGGGCGAGGAGTTCGCCGACGCGGAGGTCGACGCTCAGGTCCTACACTGGGACGACGTGCCGGAGGCCGTGACGAACGGCGAGTGCCCGACGACGACGCCGGACGCCGAACCCATCCTGGACGGCGTCATCGGCATCCTCCCCATCGCCCGCGGCTGCATGAGCAACTGCTCGTACTGCATCACGAAGCAAGCGACCGGGCGCGTGGACTCCCCGCCGGTCGAGGAGAACGTCGAGAAGGCGCGCGCGCTCGTCCACGCCGGCGCGAAGGAGATTCGCATCACCGGCCAGGACACGGGCGTCTACGGCTGGGACGAGGGCGAGCGCAAACTCCCCGAACTGCTCGAACGTATCGCCACCGAAATCGAGGGCGACTTCCGCGTTCGCGTCGGGATGGCCAACCCCGGCGGCGTCCACGGCATCCGCGAGGAACTCGCCGCGGTGTTCGCCGAGCACGACGAAATCTACAACTTCCTGCACGCGCCCGTGCAGTCGGGCAGCGACGACGTGCTCGAAGAGATGCGCCGCCAGCACGAGGTCGAACAGTACGTCGACATCGTGGAGACGTTCGACGACTACCTCGACGAGTGGACGCTCTCGACGGACTTCATCGTCGGCTTCCCCACGGAGACCGAGCACGACCACGAGCAGTCGATGGCGCTGCTGCGGGAGACGCGCCCGGAGAAAATCAACGTCACGCGGTTCTCCAAGCGCCCCGGCACGGACGCCGCGGAGATGAAAGGCCTGGGCGGCCAGACGAAGAAGGACCGCTCGAAGGCGATGACCGACCTCAAGATGGCCGTGGTCGGCGACGCCCACGAGGCGATGGTCGGCACCGAGCGCGAGGTGCTCGTCACCGAGCAGGGGACCGGCGACTCCGTGAAGTGCTACGACGGCAGCTACCGCCAGATTATCGTGCAGAACGCCTCCGACTACGGCCTCGAACCCGGCGACTTCACGACCGTCGAGGTTACCGGCCACCAGACTGTCTACGCGTTCGGCGACCCCGTGTAA
- a CDS encoding ABC transporter permease, whose translation MAATTRGRLLSQALTGWTAVVLAFLWVPLVFIVALSVAENASTLFPFEGLTLAHYRATLADEDLLRSVANSFSIATLAAAAATAVGVPGSVALVRYDFPLSGAFRVAVILPMVVPGVVLGIGLLIYLRTILDLTPGFVPTVLTHAVYGLPFVVLLVSARLTAFDESLEEAARDLGASPIEAFRDVTLPAVAPAIAAGFLFAWIRSFEEFVRAYFVSGTTDVLTTTMYAMLAYGTAPRLNVIATLVLLVLAVVLAVAMNVGNVVGAVTAGE comes from the coding sequence ATGGCGGCGACTACTCGCGGCCGCCTGCTCTCCCAGGCGCTCACCGGGTGGACCGCGGTCGTGCTCGCATTCCTCTGGGTGCCGCTGGTGTTCATCGTCGCGCTCTCGGTCGCCGAGAACGCGTCGACGCTGTTCCCCTTCGAGGGGCTCACGCTCGCGCACTACCGGGCGACGCTCGCCGACGAGGACCTGCTCCGCAGCGTCGCCAACAGCTTCAGCATCGCGACGCTGGCGGCCGCCGCCGCGACCGCGGTTGGCGTCCCCGGGAGCGTCGCGCTCGTGCGCTACGACTTCCCGCTGTCGGGCGCGTTCCGGGTCGCCGTCATCCTGCCGATGGTGGTGCCGGGCGTCGTGCTCGGCATCGGCCTGCTCATCTACCTCCGGACCATCCTGGACCTGACTCCCGGGTTCGTTCCGACCGTACTCACGCACGCCGTCTACGGGCTGCCGTTCGTCGTGCTACTCGTCTCCGCGCGGCTCACCGCCTTCGACGAGAGCCTCGAAGAAGCCGCCCGTGACCTCGGCGCATCCCCCATCGAGGCGTTCCGCGACGTGACGCTGCCCGCGGTCGCACCCGCCATCGCCGCCGGGTTCCTGTTCGCGTGGATTCGCTCCTTCGAGGAGTTCGTGCGCGCGTACTTCGTCTCCGGGACGACGGACGTCCTCACCACGACGATGTACGCGATGCTCGCGTACGGCACGGCGCCGCGGCTCAACGTCATCGCGACACTCGTCCTCCTCGTGCTCGCGGTGGTGCTCGCCGTCGCGATGAACGTCGGCAACGTCGTCGGCGCCGTCACAGCCGGCGAGTAG